In Sodalis ligni, a single genomic region encodes these proteins:
- a CDS encoding ABC transporter permease, which produces MFAYAGLLAGIAGIMHVASNRLANPFDLAGSELEVIAAVILGGARITGGSGSVVGTLLGVILITLVNNVLILVGIPSTWQLAIIGAFIVLAGMLFSIKRTR; this is translated from the coding sequence GTGTTCGCCTATGCGGGCCTGCTTGCCGGCATCGCCGGTATTATGCATGTCGCCAGCAACCGCCTAGCCAATCCCTTCGACCTGGCGGGTTCCGAACTGGAGGTTATCGCCGCCGTTATTCTCGGCGGCGCCCGCATCACCGGCGGCTCCGGCAGCGTGGTAGGCACCCTGCTCGGCGTCATCCTGATCACGCTGGTGAATAACGTACTGATCCTGGTGGGCATCCCGAGCACCTGGCAATTGGCCATTATCGGCGCCTTTATAGTACTGGCCGGTATGCTGTTTTCCATCAAACGCACCCGGTGA
- a CDS encoding SIS domain-containing protein: protein MTSFYERALRELAIVFENLNGNSVQQGLDLIQQARRIAVYGVGREGLQIKGFAMRLYHLGLHAAVVGDMTTPPIGQGDLLIVSAGPGWFSTVDALLTTARRAGAATLCITAQGTGACAAKADGVITLPAQTMADGQGAANSVLPLGSLYEGALYLLFEGMIVHLQQKLAVSSAVMSGNHTNLE, encoded by the coding sequence ATGACGTCATTTTATGAACGGGCGCTGCGGGAACTGGCAATCGTCTTTGAAAATTTAAATGGAAACTCGGTGCAGCAGGGGCTGGATCTTATCCAACAGGCGCGGCGTATTGCCGTCTACGGCGTCGGTCGCGAGGGACTCCAGATAAAGGGATTTGCCATGCGTCTTTATCATCTTGGACTCCACGCCGCGGTGGTGGGGGATATGACCACGCCCCCTATTGGCCAAGGCGATTTGCTGATAGTTTCGGCCGGGCCGGGCTGGTTTTCCACCGTTGATGCGCTGCTGACCACCGCCCGTCGGGCGGGCGCGGCGACGCTTTGTATCACCGCCCAGGGCACCGGCGCCTGTGCGGCGAAGGCCGATGGGGTGATTACCCTGCCGGCGCAAACCATGGCCGACGGGCAGGGCGCCGCGAACTCGGTATTACCCTTGGGGTCTTTATATGAAGGCGCGTTATACCTGTTGTTTGAGGGCATGATTGTCCACTTGCAGCAAAAACTGGCCGTTTCCTCTGCCGTGATGTCCGGCAACCATACCAACCTCGAGTGA
- a CDS encoding 2-hydroxyacid dehydrogenase, whose amino-acid sequence MPNAILRVNKVPDALADLVSSHYDLYEYIKMGAEEFNAIANDIEVILASGESTVDAVLINQLPNLRLIAVFGVGYDGVDTHAAFQQQVQVTNTPNVLTDDVADLGMALMLAASRQIFGAQRFIENGEWHGKPYKLTAKVSGRRLGIVGFGRVGHAVAKRAKGFDMPVGYYDKYPADDPECTFFPSIMELADNSDFLMICASGGPDSLKLINHEVLAALGKNGILINIARGSIIDEPALVAAIENGTIAGAGLDVFASEPDVPQALLKRDDVVLTPHIGSATQHTRRAMAELVLGNITAFYAGEPLLTPIGK is encoded by the coding sequence ATGCCGAACGCCATTTTACGAGTAAACAAAGTGCCTGATGCGTTAGCGGATCTCGTGTCATCGCATTACGATCTCTATGAGTATATTAAAATGGGCGCGGAAGAATTCAACGCGATCGCCAATGATATTGAGGTCATATTGGCCAGCGGGGAATCAACGGTTGACGCTGTGCTGATTAACCAATTACCCAATTTGCGACTCATCGCTGTTTTTGGCGTCGGTTATGACGGCGTGGATACACATGCCGCATTCCAACAACAGGTACAAGTGACCAACACGCCGAATGTATTGACTGATGATGTTGCCGATTTAGGAATGGCGTTAATGCTTGCGGCGTCCAGACAAATCTTCGGCGCGCAGCGGTTTATTGAAAACGGCGAATGGCACGGCAAACCCTATAAATTGACGGCCAAAGTCAGCGGACGCCGCTTGGGTATTGTGGGATTCGGCCGGGTGGGCCATGCGGTTGCCAAACGGGCAAAAGGGTTTGATATGCCTGTGGGTTATTACGACAAATATCCCGCTGACGATCCGGAATGTACGTTTTTCCCCTCTATTATGGAATTAGCGGATAATAGTGATTTTTTAATGATCTGTGCCAGCGGCGGGCCGGATAGCCTGAAATTAATCAATCACGAGGTATTAGCCGCGCTGGGTAAAAACGGCATTCTCATCAATATTGCCCGCGGGAGCATTATCGATGAACCCGCGCTGGTTGCCGCGATTGAGAACGGGACCATCGCCGGGGCCGGATTGGACGTATTTGCCAGTGAACCCGACGTACCGCAGGCATTATTAAAACGGGACGATGTAGTGCTGACGCCGCATATCGGCAGCGCAACACAGCATACGCGCAGGGCGATGGCCGAACTGGTCTTAGGCAATATAACGGCTTTTTACGCCGGCGAGCCCCTGCTGACCCCCATCGGCAAATAA
- a CDS encoding sugar ABC transporter ATP-binding protein has translation MAILEVENLGRDFPGVTALNNVNLAFDLGRVHILAGENGAGKSTLVKVLTGAYTPSRGTIRIDGRDPLENRELFNCVAYVPQELNLFPHMSVAENLFIPYARSGFAGRYVDYKAINLAAQGYLDTFSIEARPDELVRNISISDRQLLQIARASTNKQMKVLILDEPTSSLTKTEVERVFRVIADLKARNHAILFISHKLDELFAIGDDYTVLRNGEKIESGKIKDTTEAGLIKAMSGADMKTNEHFRPSSVVGPGAGATIIEVEHLCGRRFNDISFRLKRGEVLGFAGLVGAGRSEVMQTLFGYLPATGGRATVNGRAWKLGSPPFSVRNGMLYLSEERKLHGILPMLSVRENIGISVIKQTLSWLGISAGKEKSLVLEVIKAYDVKTSDMETKIAFLSGGNQQKTIIGRAMATKPDVLIFDEPTKGIDVMTKAEIYKIMRALCESGVGIILVSSEMEELYKCANRIITMHNGAITGDFPTATTDNETLVRAIFGTENHYAA, from the coding sequence ATGGCTATTCTGGAAGTTGAAAACCTGGGCCGCGACTTTCCGGGCGTCACGGCATTGAATAATGTCAATCTGGCCTTTGACCTCGGCCGGGTACATATCCTTGCCGGGGAAAACGGCGCGGGTAAATCGACCCTGGTCAAGGTGCTGACCGGCGCCTATACCCCCAGCCGCGGCACGATCAGGATCGATGGCCGGGATCCGCTGGAAAACAGAGAATTGTTTAACTGTGTCGCCTATGTTCCGCAGGAGCTCAATCTATTTCCCCATATGAGCGTGGCGGAAAATCTGTTTATCCCCTACGCGCGCTCGGGGTTCGCCGGACGGTATGTGGATTATAAGGCTATCAACCTTGCGGCGCAGGGTTACCTGGACACATTCTCCATAGAAGCGCGACCGGATGAGCTGGTGCGCAATATCTCGATATCCGATAGGCAATTACTGCAAATCGCCCGGGCATCCACCAACAAGCAGATGAAGGTGCTGATTCTTGATGAACCCACCTCCTCGCTGACCAAGACCGAAGTCGAGCGGGTATTCAGGGTTATCGCCGACTTGAAGGCGCGTAACCACGCCATCCTGTTTATCTCCCATAAACTGGATGAGCTGTTCGCCATTGGCGACGACTATACCGTTTTGCGCAACGGCGAAAAAATTGAAAGCGGCAAGATAAAAGACACCACCGAAGCCGGCCTTATCAAAGCAATGTCCGGCGCCGATATGAAAACCAATGAACATTTCCGTCCATCATCTGTTGTCGGCCCTGGGGCGGGGGCGACGATTATCGAGGTTGAACATCTTTGCGGACGGCGTTTCAACGACATTTCCTTCCGGCTTAAGCGCGGGGAAGTCTTGGGGTTTGCCGGACTGGTGGGGGCCGGGCGCAGCGAAGTCATGCAGACCTTATTCGGTTATCTGCCGGCCACCGGGGGGCGCGCTACGGTTAACGGCCGTGCATGGAAGCTGGGCAGCCCACCGTTTTCGGTGCGAAACGGCATGCTGTACCTGTCGGAAGAGCGAAAACTGCACGGCATTCTGCCCATGCTGAGCGTACGGGAAAATATCGGTATTTCCGTCATCAAACAAACGCTCTCATGGCTTGGGATCTCCGCCGGCAAGGAAAAATCGCTGGTGCTGGAGGTGATCAAGGCCTATGACGTCAAAACCTCAGATATGGAAACCAAAATTGCCTTTCTTTCCGGCGGCAATCAGCAAAAAACCATTATCGGACGCGCAATGGCCACCAAACCGGACGTTCTTATCTTTGATGAACCCACCAAAGGTATTGACGTCATGACCAAGGCGGAAATTTACAAAATCATGCGGGCGCTGTGTGAAAGCGGCGTCGGCATTATTCTCGTGTCATCGGAAATGGAGGAGTTATATAAATGCGCGAACCGGATTATCACCATGCATAACGGTGCGATTACCGGCGATTTCCCCACTGCCACCACCGATAACGAAACGCTTGTCCGGGCGATTTTTGGTACGGAGAACCATTATGCAGCGTAG
- a CDS encoding substrate-binding domain-containing protein produces MNKITLGIMAAAALMLPFVASSQDDQAGLKKKDSYRFVIIPKVVHPWFDKVNNGAKQAAAVIKAQTGSDVQIIYSAPQQADVVLQNQILESSIATRPDGIAIDLLDEKGNRASLEEAVGQKIPVTIFDSVAPADMNLTSIGNDFCEQAQIASRRLAELLNGKGEVAIMMGVPSAPNHAIRADCHQKTFATYPGIKVVATGIDNDDIETAQKQAAAIMQAHPNLKGWVASDAAGPIGIGQAIKEANKAHQVLMVGLDDLTEMLQLIRDGVADSTSSTKPEMQGYWAVMTMWQKAMGIPTPKYIDTGIAIINKDNVGK; encoded by the coding sequence ATGAATAAAATTACTCTGGGTATTATGGCCGCCGCCGCTTTGATGTTACCGTTCGTGGCTTCATCGCAGGACGATCAGGCCGGCCTTAAAAAGAAAGACAGTTACAGATTTGTTATCATCCCCAAAGTCGTCCACCCTTGGTTCGACAAGGTGAATAACGGCGCCAAGCAGGCGGCCGCCGTCATCAAGGCTCAGACCGGTTCCGATGTCCAGATTATCTATAGCGCGCCGCAGCAGGCCGATGTGGTTTTGCAAAACCAGATTCTGGAAAGCTCCATTGCTACACGCCCGGACGGTATCGCCATCGATTTACTGGACGAGAAGGGCAATCGGGCTTCACTGGAGGAAGCGGTGGGCCAGAAGATTCCCGTGACGATATTTGACTCCGTCGCCCCGGCTGATATGAACCTGACCAGCATCGGCAATGATTTTTGCGAACAGGCGCAAATCGCCTCCCGTCGTTTGGCCGAGCTGCTGAACGGTAAAGGGGAAGTGGCGATTATGATGGGCGTCCCCAGCGCGCCGAACCATGCCATCCGCGCCGACTGCCATCAGAAAACCTTTGCCACCTATCCCGGCATCAAGGTGGTGGCTACCGGTATCGATAACGACGATATAGAAACGGCGCAAAAACAGGCCGCCGCCATCATGCAGGCACATCCGAATCTCAAGGGGTGGGTGGCATCGGATGCGGCGGGTCCCATCGGTATCGGCCAGGCAATCAAAGAAGCCAATAAGGCGCATCAGGTGTTGATGGTGGGTTTGGATGATTTGACGGAAATGCTGCAATTGATCCGCGACGGCGTCGCCGACAGCACCTCGTCCACCAAGCCGGAAATGCAGGGGTATTGGGCGGTCATGACCATGTGGCAAAAGGCCATGGGCATTCCCACCCCCAAATATATCGATACCGGTATCGCGATAATCAACAAGGACAACGTAGGGAAATAA
- a CDS encoding ABC transporter permease subunit produces the protein MTDIATQHRRDGTASHGVRLSRWFIHHPPAVTLLLIVLVCLVVGTLNPAFWQVSNLFDMARSSVESGLFALGVLVVLAAGGLDVSFTAIAALVMYVITKLVTDLAPGMSMAPILLMAAAGGALLGAANGLLVSVLRAPSLIVTIGTQYVIRSFLLTFVGTALFMNIPASMDAFGKYALFHHQSAGGGRRLFPPTCWRWRLPPSPPGTCCSVR, from the coding sequence ATGACCGATATCGCAACACAGCATCGCCGCGACGGCACGGCAAGCCACGGCGTACGCCTCAGCCGCTGGTTCATTCATCATCCGCCGGCGGTGACGCTGCTGCTGATAGTCCTGGTCTGCCTGGTGGTGGGCACCCTCAACCCCGCCTTTTGGCAGGTGTCGAACCTGTTCGACATGGCGCGCTCCTCCGTGGAAAGCGGCCTGTTTGCGCTGGGCGTTCTGGTGGTGCTGGCGGCGGGCGGGCTTGACGTCTCCTTCACCGCCATCGCCGCCCTGGTGATGTACGTCATCACCAAGCTGGTGACGGACCTGGCGCCCGGCATGTCCATGGCGCCCATCCTGCTGATGGCCGCGGCGGGCGGCGCGCTGCTGGGGGCGGCCAACGGCCTGCTGGTCAGCGTCCTCAGGGCGCCGTCGCTGATTGTGACCATCGGCACGCAGTATGTGATCCGCAGCTTCCTGCTGACCTTTGTCGGCACGGCGCTGTTTATGAACATCCCGGCATCGATGGATGCGTTCGGCAAATATGCGCTTTTCCATCACCAGAGCGCCGGCGGCGGACGTCGGCTCTTCCCGCCTACGTGCTGGCGCTGGCGGTTGCCGCCGTCGCCACCTGGTACCTGCTGCAGCGTACGCTGA
- a CDS encoding ABC transporter permease, translated as MQRSRFSILATNPLAGVMVALVIIFVLSSLISPYFLSPYNMSVVARTLAFIGLITVGQSMLLILGELDLSLGVIGGLCGVIAGIFMVNFGIEPTVACVMALALGAVLGFLNGLLVTKLRLHSLVLTIGTAGIFGGANLVLTKGVAITGIPPSIQYFGRGDILGLPLPFVIMLAVVAVATFFTLKTPFGRYMYAPGNKRARSPGGGESKRSGCVFGVFSFAGFLAALAGILMVARLGTAQPSIGESWVLPPIAAAVIGGVATTGGVGTPFGAIIGATIIGIIENIIVLYGVSPYWQGIVSGVLVVVAISFDAVSRRYIRKEE; from the coding sequence ATGCAGCGTAGCCGTTTTTCCATTCTCGCCACCAATCCCCTGGCCGGGGTAATGGTGGCCCTCGTGATCATTTTTGTGCTGTCGTCGTTAATCTCGCCCTATTTCCTCTCGCCCTACAATATGTCGGTGGTGGCGAGAACCCTGGCTTTTATCGGACTGATAACCGTCGGGCAGTCAATGCTGCTTATTCTTGGCGAGCTTGATCTGTCGCTTGGTGTGATTGGCGGACTATGCGGGGTTATCGCCGGCATCTTTATGGTGAACTTCGGCATTGAACCCACCGTCGCCTGCGTCATGGCGCTGGCGCTTGGCGCCGTGCTCGGTTTTCTGAACGGCCTGCTGGTAACCAAGCTGCGGCTGCATTCTTTGGTGCTGACCATCGGTACCGCCGGAATTTTCGGCGGCGCGAATCTGGTGCTGACCAAGGGAGTGGCCATCACCGGCATTCCGCCCAGTATCCAGTATTTCGGCCGCGGGGATATCCTCGGCTTGCCTTTACCGTTTGTCATTATGCTGGCGGTGGTGGCGGTTGCGACCTTTTTTACGCTCAAGACGCCGTTCGGCCGTTATATGTATGCCCCCGGCAATAAACGGGCCCGCAGCCCGGGTGGTGGGGAATCAAAGCGGTCGGGGTGCGTATTTGGGGTTTTCTCCTTTGCCGGTTTTCTGGCCGCATTGGCGGGTATTTTGATGGTCGCCCGCCTGGGGACCGCACAGCCCTCCATCGGTGAAAGCTGGGTGCTGCCGCCGATTGCCGCGGCGGTAATCGGCGGTGTCGCCACTACCGGCGGCGTGGGTACTCCCTTTGGCGCCATTATCGGCGCCACCATTATCGGCATTATCGAAAACATTATCGTGCTTTACGGCGTATCGCCCTATTGGCAAGGCATCGTCAGCGGCGTTCTGGTGGTGGTCGCCATTTCATTTGATGCCGTTTCACGGCGCTATATCCGTAAAGAAGAGTGA
- a CDS encoding sugar phosphate isomerase/epimerase family protein: protein MKLGLNLSFAIKRWLGGGQLANVVKHELGMDLVQFTWDLVDPWWPAAARDAVAREYADAFRAAGITIESTFGGLASYTYNHFLAPTETLRDLGKEHFMRAIDMTAEMGVPAAGMPLGSYSAQDALDPGRREDIYQRALQSLVDVSRHAKSRGLSTLLIEPVPLTTEFPSSARDALRLMTDLDGATDIPVRLLVDWGHALFKPIFGEDANMEHWIKQCGNYISAYHIQQTDGLLDRHWSFTQPGIVTPQRLSAFWRDQRLTHQTYLLEIIYPFEQTDEFVLRDMQEGIKLLQSAG from the coding sequence ATGAAACTCGGATTAAACCTCTCTTTTGCCATCAAGCGTTGGCTTGGCGGCGGGCAATTGGCAAACGTGGTGAAGCATGAACTGGGCATGGATCTGGTCCAGTTTACCTGGGATTTGGTGGACCCCTGGTGGCCGGCGGCAGCGCGCGACGCAGTTGCGCGAGAGTATGCCGATGCCTTTCGCGCCGCGGGCATTACCATCGAAAGCACCTTCGGCGGGTTGGCTTCCTATACCTATAACCATTTCCTGGCGCCCACCGAGACCCTTCGCGATTTGGGCAAGGAGCACTTCATGCGCGCTATCGACATGACCGCTGAAATGGGGGTTCCGGCGGCGGGCATGCCCCTGGGTTCCTATTCGGCGCAGGACGCCCTTGACCCGGGCCGGCGGGAAGACATTTATCAGCGGGCGCTGCAATCCTTGGTGGATGTATCCCGTCATGCCAAAAGCCGCGGTCTGTCGACGCTGCTGATTGAGCCGGTGCCGCTGACCACCGAGTTCCCGTCATCCGCCCGGGATGCGCTGCGTTTGATGACCGATCTTGACGGCGCGACGGATATTCCCGTGCGGCTGCTGGTGGACTGGGGCCATGCGCTGTTTAAACCGATCTTCGGCGAAGACGCCAATATGGAACATTGGATTAAGCAGTGCGGAAACTATATCTCCGCCTACCATATCCAGCAAACGGATGGCCTGCTCGATCGCCACTGGAGTTTTACCCAACCGGGCATTGTCACGCCGCAGCGCCTCAGCGCATTTTGGCGCGATCAGCGTTTAACCCATCAGACATACCTGCTGGAAATCATCTATCCGTTTGAGCAAACGGATGAATTTGTGCTGCGCGATATGCAAGAAGGCATCAAACTGCTGCAAAGCGCCGGCTGA
- a CDS encoding sugar phosphate isomerase/epimerase family protein translates to MTKTHRLYPSAHIAELFFPLTRDENAVAQVVRRIADGGYYRGFETGIIHQPPVAETIRAIAGQHGLNVTQWLTFELLKDRLNLSSLDTALREKSIKRACELVHLAAACGTSKLSLVSGDDPGDERREEAKKGFAEALVRVGETARQYPDMLVQVEPLDRFAHKRQLIGPTGETVEWMMRLRPDCPRLYLAWDSAHVALNQEDLADSLKLAAPIMSQMHLANAILDPQAQGYGDYHMKFGEPGFLTAGVAARIIRTALALPLSPELKAISIAVEMRTGEGDDLWDNERQCRAFLQRALAAAENPG, encoded by the coding sequence ATGACCAAAACCCACAGGCTGTATCCTTCCGCGCATATCGCCGAGCTTTTTTTCCCCTTAACCCGGGATGAAAACGCCGTGGCGCAGGTGGTTCGGCGCATCGCCGACGGGGGGTATTATCGTGGATTTGAAACCGGCATCATCCATCAGCCGCCTGTTGCCGAAACGATCCGCGCCATCGCCGGGCAACATGGGTTAAACGTAACGCAATGGCTGACGTTTGAGCTGCTGAAAGACCGGCTTAACCTTAGCAGCCTCGATACCGCCCTGCGGGAAAAATCCATTAAGCGGGCCTGCGAACTGGTGCATCTGGCGGCGGCCTGCGGCACCAGTAAGCTGTCGCTGGTGAGCGGCGACGATCCGGGAGATGAGCGACGGGAAGAGGCCAAAAAGGGATTTGCCGAAGCGCTGGTGCGGGTAGGCGAGACCGCCCGGCAATACCCGGACATGCTGGTTCAGGTGGAGCCGCTGGATCGCTTCGCCCACAAGCGCCAGCTGATAGGGCCCACCGGCGAGACGGTGGAATGGATGATGCGCCTGCGCCCCGATTGTCCGCGTCTTTATCTGGCGTGGGACAGTGCCCATGTCGCGCTGAACCAGGAGGACCTGGCGGACTCCCTGAAGCTTGCCGCCCCTATCATGTCGCAGATGCATTTGGCCAATGCCATCCTCGACCCGCAGGCGCAGGGATACGGGGATTATCATATGAAGTTCGGTGAACCGGGATTTTTAACCGCCGGAGTGGCGGCGCGCATCATCCGGACTGCTCTGGCGCTCCCGCTGTCGCCGGAACTAAAGGCAATTTCCATCGCCGTTGAGATGCGAACGGGTGAAGGGGATGATTTATGGGATAACGAACGGCAATGCCGCGCATTTCTGCAGAGGGCGTTGGCCGCCGCGGAAAACCCCGGCTGA
- a CDS encoding MFS transporter, producing MTHSIISPSTPPQKPTHFRWVIFTTMFFLLAVNLMDRITLSIGMPYIKEEFSLSPTMQGLILSSFFWTYALLQVPGGWMLDRFGPRKVITGALIGWGFFQAVIGLATGGISLIIARLGLGAMETPVSPSGAKLSSTWLTQSERGRGAVIMDAGSPLGVAVGGIVVAHLIVLFDSWRITFVIVGLFTMLLGAVAWRILRDRPSQHAKVDKEELAYITAGNIVAGDDPNDTTPTKGLGISWFTMIAIMVGRASWGMVYWGLLTWGPSYLAQAQGLNLASIGNSTFLIFILGH from the coding sequence ATGACTCATTCCATAATAAGCCCGTCAACACCGCCACAAAAACCAACCCATTTTCGCTGGGTTATATTTACAACAATGTTTTTCCTGTTAGCGGTTAATTTAATGGACCGTATTACGCTATCAATAGGAATGCCTTATATAAAAGAGGAATTTAGCCTTTCTCCTACCATGCAAGGTCTTATCCTCAGTAGCTTTTTTTGGACATATGCATTATTGCAGGTTCCCGGCGGATGGATGCTGGATCGCTTTGGACCCCGGAAAGTTATTACCGGCGCGCTTATAGGCTGGGGATTTTTTCAGGCAGTAATCGGTTTGGCCACCGGCGGAATATCCCTGATAATTGCCCGGCTCGGCTTAGGCGCAATGGAAACCCCCGTCTCGCCGAGCGGCGCTAAACTCAGCTCGACCTGGTTAACTCAATCGGAAAGAGGACGAGGCGCCGTTATCATGGATGCGGGCAGCCCGTTGGGCGTGGCGGTGGGCGGTATAGTGGTCGCGCACCTCATTGTATTATTCGACTCCTGGCGTATCACGTTTGTTATTGTCGGCCTTTTTACCATGTTATTAGGCGCCGTCGCCTGGAGAATTCTAAGGGACCGCCCGTCACAGCATGCAAAAGTCGATAAGGAAGAATTGGCTTATATTACAGCGGGGAATATTGTCGCCGGTGATGACCCGAATGATACGACACCGACAAAAGGGTTGGGTATCAGCTGGTTTACCATGATCGCCATTATGGTGGGCCGCGCATCATGGGGTATGGTTTATTGGGGATTGCTCACCTGGGGACCAAGTTATTTGGCACAGGCGCAAGGTTTGAATCTGGCGTCTATCGGAAACTCGACTTTCCTCATTTTTATTCTGGGGCATTAG
- a CDS encoding sugar-binding transcriptional regulator, which translates to MQGEFSGETENDHLRARIAWFYFVGGLTQQQIADRLRITRLRVNKTIGQIRADGSVLVELRMPLVDCIDLEEKLKAKFNLEDVSVTPSMPDYIEQQRTIGEAAGMMLDTLIQGYKGIGVGWGRTLSFSVRRITAKLPAGSWVVGLMGGVTRGSGTNTFEVSTALARALDVECHYLTAPIYCHSMESRATLLMHEELAEVMRRAEDAQVVLVSCGDLSERSPITPINIVREHLAELIELGSIGEILGCFLDKDGGVISHHVNESIMALPLEKLRKKPVSILASGGRNKIKIIRAILRGKYINRLVTDEDVARQLLIERDD; encoded by the coding sequence GTGCAGGGAGAATTCAGCGGAGAAACGGAAAATGACCATTTGCGGGCGCGTATCGCCTGGTTTTATTTTGTCGGCGGTCTCACGCAGCAGCAAATTGCCGACCGACTGCGTATCACGCGCCTGCGGGTAAATAAAACCATTGGGCAAATCCGTGCTGACGGCAGCGTACTGGTGGAACTGCGCATGCCGTTGGTGGACTGTATCGACCTCGAAGAAAAACTCAAGGCAAAATTCAATCTCGAGGATGTGAGCGTGACGCCCTCCATGCCGGATTATATCGAACAGCAGCGCACCATCGGCGAGGCGGCGGGCATGATGCTCGATACGCTGATCCAGGGTTATAAAGGAATCGGCGTCGGCTGGGGCAGGACCCTGAGCTTCAGCGTGCGCCGCATTACCGCCAAACTGCCGGCGGGGTCCTGGGTGGTGGGGCTGATGGGCGGCGTAACCCGGGGATCCGGCACCAATACCTTCGAGGTTTCCACCGCGCTGGCACGGGCATTGGATGTGGAATGCCACTATCTCACCGCGCCTATCTACTGCCACTCCATGGAAAGCCGCGCGACGCTGCTGATGCATGAGGAACTGGCCGAGGTGATGCGCCGGGCCGAGGATGCGCAGGTGGTGCTGGTTTCCTGCGGCGATTTGTCGGAACGGTCGCCCATTACCCCGATAAACATTGTGCGCGAACATTTGGCCGAATTAATCGAGCTCGGCAGCATCGGGGAAATCCTGGGGTGTTTCCTGGATAAGGATGGCGGCGTTATTTCCCACCATGTTAATGAATCCATTATGGCGCTTCCGCTGGAGAAATTGAGGAAAAAACCCGTTTCCATTCTGGCTTCTGGCGGGCGCAATAAAATCAAAATCATTCGCGCTATCCTGCGCGGTAAATATATCAACCGACTGGTGACGGATGAAGATGTTGCCCGCCAGCTATTAATAGAACGGGATGATTAA